Proteins from a genomic interval of Vanacampus margaritifer isolate UIUO_Vmar chromosome 4, RoL_Vmar_1.0, whole genome shotgun sequence:
- the LOC144050597 gene encoding ribonuclease P protein subunit p25-like → MFTGDGVVSGHFLSGGAFKPHQGLEVNASIQMENGQNFRTFPPYPGQIYANASVPKVENSVIATAFKPAPQPVPPAALKLGKEGFKKVCRTEEHSPSPFPGLASGVLEMRVKEGSKIRNLMGFAMARMQGEKGLGEGGLRQVVFTGSGRAVTKTITCAEIMKRKVGSLHQMTKLQYKVVKEVWENTEGGTSEMTVHRTVPSISILLSKDPLDPHEPGYQPPETLGALWEDRDEPAAPSAFKRPPEPSPLGSLPHRKRVRSSEGVSVTPLLH, encoded by the coding sequence TCAGTGGCCACTTCCTGTCCGGCGGTGCGTTCAAGCCCCATCAGGGACTGGAAGTAAACGCGTCAATTCAAATGGAGAATGGGCAAAACTTTCGGACCTTTCCTCCATACCCGGGTCAGATCTACGCGAATGCCAGCGTGCCCAAAGTGGAGAACAGCGTCATCGCCACCGCATTTAAACCGGCACCGCAACCGGTGCCCCCCGCTGCGCTCAAACTGGGGAAAGAAGGCTTCAAGAAGGTCTGCAGAACCGAGGAACACAGTCCCAGTCCCTTCCCCGGACTGGCCTCGGGGGTACTCGAGATGCGCGTTAAAGAGGGAAGTAAGATCCGCAACTTGATGGGCTTCGCCATGGCGCGGATGCAAGGCGAGAAAGGACTCGGGGAGGGTGGACTCAGACAGGTGGTCTTCACCGGGTCGGGCCGCGCCGTCACCAAGACCATCACGTGTGCCGAGATCATGAAGCGCAAAGTGGGCTCTTTGCACCAGATGACTAAACTGCAGTACAAGGTGGTGAAGGAGGTCTGGGAGAACACCGAGGGGGGCACGTCGGAGATGACCGTGCACAGGACGGTGCCCTCCATCAGCATCCTGCTCTCGAAAGACCCTCTGGACCCTCACGAGCCGGGCTATCAACCCCCAGAGACTCTCGGCGCACTGTGGGAGGACAGAGACGAGCCTGCCGCCCCGTCCGCGTTCAAGAGACCTCCGGAACCGTCGCCGCTCGGCAGTTTGCCCCACCGTAAGCGCGTGCGCTCGAGCGAGGGGGTTTCCGTGACCCCCCTCCTGCACTGA
- the slc12a4 gene encoding solute carrier family 12 member 4 isoform X3: MPHFTVVPVKDRGQSGYDSLEGINAVDHGDGSLPDNQDTVSSDGHGNHKEDSPFLNSPDEKKKNDFYDRNLALFEEELDIRPKVSSLLSRLVSYTNITQGAKEHEEEESAEASRRKTPKSPNMGTLMGVYLPCLQNIFGVILFLRLTWIVGVAGIMQSLLIVVMCCTCTMLTAISMSAIATNGVVPAGGAYFMISRSLGPEFGGAVGLCFYLGTTFASAMYILGAIEIFLQYLVPQAAIFHAADHHGTDSAMLNNMRVYGTICLSLMALVVFVGVKYVNKLASLFLACVIISIVSIYAGAIKSASHPPEFPICMLGNRTLVRDRFDVCAKTITTGNITAPSQLSDLFCLPGNMSSEQCDDYFLQNNVSEIQGIPGLASGIFRDNLWGDYLRKGEILEKDGLASVDSHSPMVNFGMYVSADITTSFMLLVGIFFPSATGIMAGSNRSGDLRDAQRSIPIGTILAITTTTLVYLSSVILFGACVEGVVLRDKFGDAVRSNLVVGTLSWPSPWVIVIGSFFSTVGAGLQTLTGAPRLLQAIAKDNIIPFLRVFGHGKTNGEPTWALLLTGFIAELGILIASLDMVAPILSMFFLMCYLFVNLACAVQTLLRTPNWRPRFRYYHWTLSFLGMSMCLALMFISSWYYAIVAMGIAGMIYKYIEYQGAEKEWGDGIRGLSLSAARYALLRLEVGPPHTKNWRPQLLVLSKLDEDLHIKYPRLLTFASQLKAGKGLTIVGSVVQGNFLESYGELQAAEQTIKNMMDIERVKGFCQVVVATKVREGIVHLIQSCGLGGMKHNTVMMGWPYGWRQSEDPRAWKTFINTVRCTTAAHLALMVPKNVSFYPSNHERFADGCVDVWWIVHDGGMLMLLPFLLKQHKVWRKCRMRIFTVAQMDDNSIQMKKDLATFLYQLRIEAEVEVVEMHDSDISAYTYERTLMMEQRSQMLRQMRLSGAERKREAQLVKDRHSLVRMGSLYSDEEEDTLDSPLPGNVQMTWTKEKREDERRNKNNAPENFRELMSLKPDQSNVRRMHTAVKLNEVIVNRSHDARLVLLNMPGPPRDTGGDENYMEFLEVLTEGLERVLLVRGGGREVITIYS; this comes from the exons ATGCCTCATTTTACGGTGGTACCCGTGAAGGATCGAGGACAGTCTGGCTATGACAGTCTGGAGGGGATCAACGCGGTGGACCACGGGGACGGTTCACTACCGGATAATCAAGACACTGTCAGCTCTGACG GACATGGCAATCACAAAGAAGACAGCCCGTTTCTCAACAGTCCCGAtgagaagaaaaagaatgacTTCTACGATAGGAACCTGGCCTTGTTTGAG GAAGAGCTGGACATCAGGCCCAAGGTGTCATCTCTGCTCAGCCGCTTGGTCAGCTACACAAACATCACTCAGGGAGCGAAGGAgcacgaggaggaggagagcgccGAGGCCTCGCGAAGAAAGACTCCCAAG TCCCCCAACATGGGCACTCTGATGGGCGTCTACTTGCCGTGCCTGCAGAACATTTTCGGGGTCATCCTCTTCCTGCGGCTGACGTGGATCGTCGGGGTGGCCGGCATCATGCAGTCTCTGCTGATTGTTGTCATGTGCTGCACGTGT ACCATGCTCACGGCCATATCGATGAGTGCCATCGCAACAAATGGTGTTGTTCCAG CTGGCGGGGCCTACTTCATGATCTCACGCTCTCTGGGTCCAGAATTTGGAGGAGCTGTTGGCTTGTGCTTCTACCTGGGCACCACCTTTGCTTCCGCCATGTACATCCTTGGAGCCATCGAAATATTCTTG CAATATCTGGTGCCTCAGGCCGCCATCTTTCATGCTGCAGACCACCACGGCACTGACAGCGCGATGCTGAACAACATGCGCGTCTACGGCACCATCTGCCTCAGTCTCATGGCCCTGGTGGTTTTCGTCGGTGTCAAATATGTCAACAAGTTGGCCTCGCTCTTCCTCGCCTGCGTCATTATCTCAATTGTCTCCATCTATGCCGGCGCAATCAAGTCTGCCTCGCACCCACCAGAGTTCCC GATCTGCATGCTTGGCAACAGGACCTTGGTCAGAGATCGTTTTGATGTGTGTGCAAAGACCATCACGACAGGCAACATCACAGCACCCAGTCAGCTGTCGGACTTGTTCTGCCTTCCTGGGAACATGAGCAGTGAGCAGTGCGATGACTACTTCCTGCAGAATAACGTCTCAGAGATCCAGGGCATTCCTGGACTGGCTAGTGGAATATTTAGAG ACAACTTATGGGGCGACTACCTACGGAAAGGGGAGATACTGGAGAAGGACGGCCTTGCGTCAGTGGACTCCCACAGCCCCATGGTGAACTTTGGCATGTACGTGTCCGCAGACATCACCACGTCCTTCATGTTGCTGGTGGGCATCTTCTTCCCGTCGGCCACAG GCATCATGGCAGGCTCCAACAGGTCTGGAGATCTCCGGGATGCTCAGAGGTCCATCCCCATTGGAACCATTTTAGCTATCACCACCACTACTCTTGtct ATCTAAGTTCTGTTATCCTGTTCGGGGCCTGTGTTGAAGGGGTGGTCCTAAGAGACAA GTTTGGTGACGCCGTTCGGAGCAATTTGGTGGTGGGAACTCTGTCCTGGCCATCCCCTTGGGTCATTGTCATCGGTTCCTTCTTCTCCACGGTGGGAGCAGGTCTGCAAACGCTCACCGGAGCTCCCAGACTTCTTCAGGCCATCGCTAAGGACAATATCATCCCTTTCCTCAGA GTGTTTGGTCATGGGAAGACCAATGGTGAGCCAACATGGGCCCTATTGCTGACTGGCTTCATAGCTGAGCTTGGAATCTTGATTGCCTCATTGGACATGGTGGCTCCCATCCTTTCCAT GTTTTTCCTGATGTGCTATCTCTTTGTTAACCTGGCCTGTGCCGTGCAAACATTGTTGCGCACCCCCAACTGGAGGCCGAGGTTCCGATATTACCACTG GACTCTATCCTTCCTCGGAATGAGCATGTGCTTGGCCCTGATGTTCATCTCTTCCTGGTATTATGCAATTGTGGCCATGGGCATTGCTGGGATGATCTACAAGTACATAGAGTACCAGGG agcAGAAAAGGAGTGGGGAGACGGCATCAGAGGACTATCCCTTAGTGCTGCACGCTATGCCCTGTTAAGGCTAGAGGTCGGACCCCCTCACACCAAGAACTGGAG ACCTCAACTGTTGGTTCTGTCAAAGCTGGATGAGGACCTCCACATCAAATATCCCCGACTGCTGACCTTTGCCTCACAGCTGAAGGCGGGGAAGGGTCTTACCATAGTGGGATCTGTCGTCCAGGGGAATTTCTTGGAAAGCTACGGGGAACTACAAGCAGCAGAACAG ACCATCAAGAACATGATGGACATCGAGAGGGTCAAGGGTTTCTGCCAGGTGGTTGTGGCCACCAAGGTGCGGGAGGGCATCGTCCACCTGATCCAGTCCTGCGGTCTCGGGGGCATGAAGCACAACACGGTGATGATGGGATGGCCGTACGGCTGGAGGCAAAGCGAGGACCCTCGAGCTTGGAAGACTTTTATCA ACACAGTCCGGTGCACCACCGCGGCCCACCTGGCTCTAATGGTGCCCAAAAACGTGTCGTTCTACCCGAGCAACCACGAGCGCTTCGCTGACGGCTGCGTTGACGTGTGGTGGATCGTCCATGACGGGGGGATGCTCATGCTGCTGCCTTTCCTGCTCAAGCAGCATAAA gtGTGGAGGAAGTGCAGAATGCGTATCTTCACGGTAGCCCAGATGGATGACAACAGCATTCAGATGAAGAAGGATCTGGCCACTTTTCTCTACCAGCTGAGGATAGAGGCTGAAGTGGAAGTGGTGGAGATG CACGACAGCGACATCTCGGCATACACTTACGAGCGTACGCTGATGATGGAGCAGAGATCTCAGATGCTGAGGCAGATGAGACTGTCGGGggcagagaggaagagagag GCCCAACTTGTTAAGGACAGACACTCACTGGTGCGTATGGGAAGTTTGTACtctgatgaggaggaggacacGTTGGACAGTCCTTTGCCGGGGAATGTTCAGATGACGTGGACAAAGGAGAAGCGCGAGGACGAGAGgaggaataaaaataatgcGCCTGAAAACTTCAGAGAGCTCATGAGTCTCAAACC GGACCAGTCCAACGTGCGTCGCATGCACACGGCCGTGAAGCTGAACGAGGTGATCGTCAACAGGTCCCACGACGCTCGGTTGGTGCTCCTCAACATGCCGGGACCGCCACGTGACACAGGCGGAGACGAGAACT ATATGGAGTTTTTGGAGGTTTTGACCGAAGGTTTGGAACGAGTGCTGCTAGTGCGAGGCGGCGGGCGCGAGGTCATCACCATCTACTCGTGA
- the slc12a4 gene encoding solute carrier family 12 member 4 isoform X2 yields MLSLSDTSSSNTAPLSTGHGNHKEDSPFLNSPDEKKKNDFYDRNLALFEEELDIRPKVSSLLSRLVSYTNITQGAKEHEEEESAEASRRKTPKSPNMGTLMGVYLPCLQNIFGVILFLRLTWIVGVAGIMQSLLIVVMCCTCTMLTAISMSAIATNGVVPAGGAYFMISRSLGPEFGGAVGLCFYLGTTFASAMYILGAIEIFLQYLVPQAAIFHAADHHGTDSAMLNNMRVYGTICLSLMALVVFVGVKYVNKLASLFLACVIISIVSIYAGAIKSASHPPEFPICMLGNRTLVRDRFDVCAKTITTGNITAPSQLSDLFCLPGNMSSEQCDDYFLQNNVSEIQGIPGLASGIFRDNLWGDYLRKGEILEKDGLASVDSHSPMVNFGMYVSADITTSFMLLVGIFFPSATGIMAGSNRSGDLRDAQRSIPIGTILAITTTTLVYLSSVILFGACVEGVVLRDKFGDAVRSNLVVGTLSWPSPWVIVIGSFFSTVGAGLQTLTGAPRLLQAIAKDNIIPFLRVFGHGKTNGEPTWALLLTGFIAELGILIASLDMVAPILSMFFLMCYLFVNLACAVQTLLRTPNWRPRFRYYHWTLSFLGMSMCLALMFISSWYYAIVAMGIAGMIYKYIEYQGAEKEWGDGIRGLSLSAARYALLRLEVGPPHTKNWRPQLLVLSKLDEDLHIKYPRLLTFASQLKAGKGLTIVGSVVQGNFLESYGELQAAEQTIKNMMDIERVKGFCQVVVATKVREGIVHLIQSCGLGGMKHNTVMMGWPYGWRQSEDPRAWKTFINTVRCTTAAHLALMVPKNVSFYPSNHERFADGCVDVWWIVHDGGMLMLLPFLLKQHKVWRKCRMRIFTVAQMDDNSIQMKKDLATFLYQLRIEAEVEVVEMHDSDISAYTYERTLMMEQRSQMLRQMRLSGAERKREVTHTHTHTHTHTHTHTRVVKMGTFWNSDVHPFSSQAQLVKDRHSLVRMGSLYSDEEEDTLDSPLPGNVQMTWTKEKREDERRNKNNAPENFRELMSLKPDQSNVRRMHTAVKLNEVIVNRSHDARLVLLNMPGPPRDTGGDENYMEFLEVLTEGLERVLLVRGGGREVITIYS; encoded by the exons ATGCTGAGCCTCAGTGacaccagcagcagcaacactgCACCACTGAGCACAG GACATGGCAATCACAAAGAAGACAGCCCGTTTCTCAACAGTCCCGAtgagaagaaaaagaatgacTTCTACGATAGGAACCTGGCCTTGTTTGAG GAAGAGCTGGACATCAGGCCCAAGGTGTCATCTCTGCTCAGCCGCTTGGTCAGCTACACAAACATCACTCAGGGAGCGAAGGAgcacgaggaggaggagagcgccGAGGCCTCGCGAAGAAAGACTCCCAAG TCCCCCAACATGGGCACTCTGATGGGCGTCTACTTGCCGTGCCTGCAGAACATTTTCGGGGTCATCCTCTTCCTGCGGCTGACGTGGATCGTCGGGGTGGCCGGCATCATGCAGTCTCTGCTGATTGTTGTCATGTGCTGCACGTGT ACCATGCTCACGGCCATATCGATGAGTGCCATCGCAACAAATGGTGTTGTTCCAG CTGGCGGGGCCTACTTCATGATCTCACGCTCTCTGGGTCCAGAATTTGGAGGAGCTGTTGGCTTGTGCTTCTACCTGGGCACCACCTTTGCTTCCGCCATGTACATCCTTGGAGCCATCGAAATATTCTTG CAATATCTGGTGCCTCAGGCCGCCATCTTTCATGCTGCAGACCACCACGGCACTGACAGCGCGATGCTGAACAACATGCGCGTCTACGGCACCATCTGCCTCAGTCTCATGGCCCTGGTGGTTTTCGTCGGTGTCAAATATGTCAACAAGTTGGCCTCGCTCTTCCTCGCCTGCGTCATTATCTCAATTGTCTCCATCTATGCCGGCGCAATCAAGTCTGCCTCGCACCCACCAGAGTTCCC GATCTGCATGCTTGGCAACAGGACCTTGGTCAGAGATCGTTTTGATGTGTGTGCAAAGACCATCACGACAGGCAACATCACAGCACCCAGTCAGCTGTCGGACTTGTTCTGCCTTCCTGGGAACATGAGCAGTGAGCAGTGCGATGACTACTTCCTGCAGAATAACGTCTCAGAGATCCAGGGCATTCCTGGACTGGCTAGTGGAATATTTAGAG ACAACTTATGGGGCGACTACCTACGGAAAGGGGAGATACTGGAGAAGGACGGCCTTGCGTCAGTGGACTCCCACAGCCCCATGGTGAACTTTGGCATGTACGTGTCCGCAGACATCACCACGTCCTTCATGTTGCTGGTGGGCATCTTCTTCCCGTCGGCCACAG GCATCATGGCAGGCTCCAACAGGTCTGGAGATCTCCGGGATGCTCAGAGGTCCATCCCCATTGGAACCATTTTAGCTATCACCACCACTACTCTTGtct ATCTAAGTTCTGTTATCCTGTTCGGGGCCTGTGTTGAAGGGGTGGTCCTAAGAGACAA GTTTGGTGACGCCGTTCGGAGCAATTTGGTGGTGGGAACTCTGTCCTGGCCATCCCCTTGGGTCATTGTCATCGGTTCCTTCTTCTCCACGGTGGGAGCAGGTCTGCAAACGCTCACCGGAGCTCCCAGACTTCTTCAGGCCATCGCTAAGGACAATATCATCCCTTTCCTCAGA GTGTTTGGTCATGGGAAGACCAATGGTGAGCCAACATGGGCCCTATTGCTGACTGGCTTCATAGCTGAGCTTGGAATCTTGATTGCCTCATTGGACATGGTGGCTCCCATCCTTTCCAT GTTTTTCCTGATGTGCTATCTCTTTGTTAACCTGGCCTGTGCCGTGCAAACATTGTTGCGCACCCCCAACTGGAGGCCGAGGTTCCGATATTACCACTG GACTCTATCCTTCCTCGGAATGAGCATGTGCTTGGCCCTGATGTTCATCTCTTCCTGGTATTATGCAATTGTGGCCATGGGCATTGCTGGGATGATCTACAAGTACATAGAGTACCAGGG agcAGAAAAGGAGTGGGGAGACGGCATCAGAGGACTATCCCTTAGTGCTGCACGCTATGCCCTGTTAAGGCTAGAGGTCGGACCCCCTCACACCAAGAACTGGAG ACCTCAACTGTTGGTTCTGTCAAAGCTGGATGAGGACCTCCACATCAAATATCCCCGACTGCTGACCTTTGCCTCACAGCTGAAGGCGGGGAAGGGTCTTACCATAGTGGGATCTGTCGTCCAGGGGAATTTCTTGGAAAGCTACGGGGAACTACAAGCAGCAGAACAG ACCATCAAGAACATGATGGACATCGAGAGGGTCAAGGGTTTCTGCCAGGTGGTTGTGGCCACCAAGGTGCGGGAGGGCATCGTCCACCTGATCCAGTCCTGCGGTCTCGGGGGCATGAAGCACAACACGGTGATGATGGGATGGCCGTACGGCTGGAGGCAAAGCGAGGACCCTCGAGCTTGGAAGACTTTTATCA ACACAGTCCGGTGCACCACCGCGGCCCACCTGGCTCTAATGGTGCCCAAAAACGTGTCGTTCTACCCGAGCAACCACGAGCGCTTCGCTGACGGCTGCGTTGACGTGTGGTGGATCGTCCATGACGGGGGGATGCTCATGCTGCTGCCTTTCCTGCTCAAGCAGCATAAA gtGTGGAGGAAGTGCAGAATGCGTATCTTCACGGTAGCCCAGATGGATGACAACAGCATTCAGATGAAGAAGGATCTGGCCACTTTTCTCTACCAGCTGAGGATAGAGGCTGAAGTGGAAGTGGTGGAGATG CACGACAGCGACATCTCGGCATACACTTACGAGCGTACGCTGATGATGGAGCAGAGATCTCAGATGCTGAGGCAGATGAGACTGTCGGGggcagagaggaagagagaggtaacgcacacacacacacacacacacacacacacacacacacacacacgtgtcgTCAAGATGGGAACGTTTTGGAATTCTGACGTCCATCCTTTCTCCTCACAGGCCCAACTTGTTAAGGACAGACACTCACTGGTGCGTATGGGAAGTTTGTACtctgatgaggaggaggacacGTTGGACAGTCCTTTGCCGGGGAATGTTCAGATGACGTGGACAAAGGAGAAGCGCGAGGACGAGAGgaggaataaaaataatgcGCCTGAAAACTTCAGAGAGCTCATGAGTCTCAAACC GGACCAGTCCAACGTGCGTCGCATGCACACGGCCGTGAAGCTGAACGAGGTGATCGTCAACAGGTCCCACGACGCTCGGTTGGTGCTCCTCAACATGCCGGGACCGCCACGTGACACAGGCGGAGACGAGAACT ATATGGAGTTTTTGGAGGTTTTGACCGAAGGTTTGGAACGAGTGCTGCTAGTGCGAGGCGGCGGGCGCGAGGTCATCACCATCTACTCGTGA
- the slc12a4 gene encoding solute carrier family 12 member 4 isoform X1: MPHFTVVPVKDRGQSGYDSLEGINAVDHGDGSLPDNQDTVSSDGHGNHKEDSPFLNSPDEKKKNDFYDRNLALFEEELDIRPKVSSLLSRLVSYTNITQGAKEHEEEESAEASRRKTPKSPNMGTLMGVYLPCLQNIFGVILFLRLTWIVGVAGIMQSLLIVVMCCTCTMLTAISMSAIATNGVVPAGGAYFMISRSLGPEFGGAVGLCFYLGTTFASAMYILGAIEIFLQYLVPQAAIFHAADHHGTDSAMLNNMRVYGTICLSLMALVVFVGVKYVNKLASLFLACVIISIVSIYAGAIKSASHPPEFPICMLGNRTLVRDRFDVCAKTITTGNITAPSQLSDLFCLPGNMSSEQCDDYFLQNNVSEIQGIPGLASGIFRDNLWGDYLRKGEILEKDGLASVDSHSPMVNFGMYVSADITTSFMLLVGIFFPSATGIMAGSNRSGDLRDAQRSIPIGTILAITTTTLVYLSSVILFGACVEGVVLRDKFGDAVRSNLVVGTLSWPSPWVIVIGSFFSTVGAGLQTLTGAPRLLQAIAKDNIIPFLRVFGHGKTNGEPTWALLLTGFIAELGILIASLDMVAPILSMFFLMCYLFVNLACAVQTLLRTPNWRPRFRYYHWTLSFLGMSMCLALMFISSWYYAIVAMGIAGMIYKYIEYQGAEKEWGDGIRGLSLSAARYALLRLEVGPPHTKNWRPQLLVLSKLDEDLHIKYPRLLTFASQLKAGKGLTIVGSVVQGNFLESYGELQAAEQTIKNMMDIERVKGFCQVVVATKVREGIVHLIQSCGLGGMKHNTVMMGWPYGWRQSEDPRAWKTFINTVRCTTAAHLALMVPKNVSFYPSNHERFADGCVDVWWIVHDGGMLMLLPFLLKQHKVWRKCRMRIFTVAQMDDNSIQMKKDLATFLYQLRIEAEVEVVEMHDSDISAYTYERTLMMEQRSQMLRQMRLSGAERKREVTHTHTHTHTHTHTHTRVVKMGTFWNSDVHPFSSQAQLVKDRHSLVRMGSLYSDEEEDTLDSPLPGNVQMTWTKEKREDERRNKNNAPENFRELMSLKPDQSNVRRMHTAVKLNEVIVNRSHDARLVLLNMPGPPRDTGGDENYMEFLEVLTEGLERVLLVRGGGREVITIYS; the protein is encoded by the exons ATGCCTCATTTTACGGTGGTACCCGTGAAGGATCGAGGACAGTCTGGCTATGACAGTCTGGAGGGGATCAACGCGGTGGACCACGGGGACGGTTCACTACCGGATAATCAAGACACTGTCAGCTCTGACG GACATGGCAATCACAAAGAAGACAGCCCGTTTCTCAACAGTCCCGAtgagaagaaaaagaatgacTTCTACGATAGGAACCTGGCCTTGTTTGAG GAAGAGCTGGACATCAGGCCCAAGGTGTCATCTCTGCTCAGCCGCTTGGTCAGCTACACAAACATCACTCAGGGAGCGAAGGAgcacgaggaggaggagagcgccGAGGCCTCGCGAAGAAAGACTCCCAAG TCCCCCAACATGGGCACTCTGATGGGCGTCTACTTGCCGTGCCTGCAGAACATTTTCGGGGTCATCCTCTTCCTGCGGCTGACGTGGATCGTCGGGGTGGCCGGCATCATGCAGTCTCTGCTGATTGTTGTCATGTGCTGCACGTGT ACCATGCTCACGGCCATATCGATGAGTGCCATCGCAACAAATGGTGTTGTTCCAG CTGGCGGGGCCTACTTCATGATCTCACGCTCTCTGGGTCCAGAATTTGGAGGAGCTGTTGGCTTGTGCTTCTACCTGGGCACCACCTTTGCTTCCGCCATGTACATCCTTGGAGCCATCGAAATATTCTTG CAATATCTGGTGCCTCAGGCCGCCATCTTTCATGCTGCAGACCACCACGGCACTGACAGCGCGATGCTGAACAACATGCGCGTCTACGGCACCATCTGCCTCAGTCTCATGGCCCTGGTGGTTTTCGTCGGTGTCAAATATGTCAACAAGTTGGCCTCGCTCTTCCTCGCCTGCGTCATTATCTCAATTGTCTCCATCTATGCCGGCGCAATCAAGTCTGCCTCGCACCCACCAGAGTTCCC GATCTGCATGCTTGGCAACAGGACCTTGGTCAGAGATCGTTTTGATGTGTGTGCAAAGACCATCACGACAGGCAACATCACAGCACCCAGTCAGCTGTCGGACTTGTTCTGCCTTCCTGGGAACATGAGCAGTGAGCAGTGCGATGACTACTTCCTGCAGAATAACGTCTCAGAGATCCAGGGCATTCCTGGACTGGCTAGTGGAATATTTAGAG ACAACTTATGGGGCGACTACCTACGGAAAGGGGAGATACTGGAGAAGGACGGCCTTGCGTCAGTGGACTCCCACAGCCCCATGGTGAACTTTGGCATGTACGTGTCCGCAGACATCACCACGTCCTTCATGTTGCTGGTGGGCATCTTCTTCCCGTCGGCCACAG GCATCATGGCAGGCTCCAACAGGTCTGGAGATCTCCGGGATGCTCAGAGGTCCATCCCCATTGGAACCATTTTAGCTATCACCACCACTACTCTTGtct ATCTAAGTTCTGTTATCCTGTTCGGGGCCTGTGTTGAAGGGGTGGTCCTAAGAGACAA GTTTGGTGACGCCGTTCGGAGCAATTTGGTGGTGGGAACTCTGTCCTGGCCATCCCCTTGGGTCATTGTCATCGGTTCCTTCTTCTCCACGGTGGGAGCAGGTCTGCAAACGCTCACCGGAGCTCCCAGACTTCTTCAGGCCATCGCTAAGGACAATATCATCCCTTTCCTCAGA GTGTTTGGTCATGGGAAGACCAATGGTGAGCCAACATGGGCCCTATTGCTGACTGGCTTCATAGCTGAGCTTGGAATCTTGATTGCCTCATTGGACATGGTGGCTCCCATCCTTTCCAT GTTTTTCCTGATGTGCTATCTCTTTGTTAACCTGGCCTGTGCCGTGCAAACATTGTTGCGCACCCCCAACTGGAGGCCGAGGTTCCGATATTACCACTG GACTCTATCCTTCCTCGGAATGAGCATGTGCTTGGCCCTGATGTTCATCTCTTCCTGGTATTATGCAATTGTGGCCATGGGCATTGCTGGGATGATCTACAAGTACATAGAGTACCAGGG agcAGAAAAGGAGTGGGGAGACGGCATCAGAGGACTATCCCTTAGTGCTGCACGCTATGCCCTGTTAAGGCTAGAGGTCGGACCCCCTCACACCAAGAACTGGAG ACCTCAACTGTTGGTTCTGTCAAAGCTGGATGAGGACCTCCACATCAAATATCCCCGACTGCTGACCTTTGCCTCACAGCTGAAGGCGGGGAAGGGTCTTACCATAGTGGGATCTGTCGTCCAGGGGAATTTCTTGGAAAGCTACGGGGAACTACAAGCAGCAGAACAG ACCATCAAGAACATGATGGACATCGAGAGGGTCAAGGGTTTCTGCCAGGTGGTTGTGGCCACCAAGGTGCGGGAGGGCATCGTCCACCTGATCCAGTCCTGCGGTCTCGGGGGCATGAAGCACAACACGGTGATGATGGGATGGCCGTACGGCTGGAGGCAAAGCGAGGACCCTCGAGCTTGGAAGACTTTTATCA ACACAGTCCGGTGCACCACCGCGGCCCACCTGGCTCTAATGGTGCCCAAAAACGTGTCGTTCTACCCGAGCAACCACGAGCGCTTCGCTGACGGCTGCGTTGACGTGTGGTGGATCGTCCATGACGGGGGGATGCTCATGCTGCTGCCTTTCCTGCTCAAGCAGCATAAA gtGTGGAGGAAGTGCAGAATGCGTATCTTCACGGTAGCCCAGATGGATGACAACAGCATTCAGATGAAGAAGGATCTGGCCACTTTTCTCTACCAGCTGAGGATAGAGGCTGAAGTGGAAGTGGTGGAGATG CACGACAGCGACATCTCGGCATACACTTACGAGCGTACGCTGATGATGGAGCAGAGATCTCAGATGCTGAGGCAGATGAGACTGTCGGGggcagagaggaagagagaggtaacgcacacacacacacacacacacacacacacacacacacacacacgtgtcgTCAAGATGGGAACGTTTTGGAATTCTGACGTCCATCCTTTCTCCTCACAGGCCCAACTTGTTAAGGACAGACACTCACTGGTGCGTATGGGAAGTTTGTACtctgatgaggaggaggacacGTTGGACAGTCCTTTGCCGGGGAATGTTCAGATGACGTGGACAAAGGAGAAGCGCGAGGACGAGAGgaggaataaaaataatgcGCCTGAAAACTTCAGAGAGCTCATGAGTCTCAAACC GGACCAGTCCAACGTGCGTCGCATGCACACGGCCGTGAAGCTGAACGAGGTGATCGTCAACAGGTCCCACGACGCTCGGTTGGTGCTCCTCAACATGCCGGGACCGCCACGTGACACAGGCGGAGACGAGAACT ATATGGAGTTTTTGGAGGTTTTGACCGAAGGTTTGGAACGAGTGCTGCTAGTGCGAGGCGGCGGGCGCGAGGTCATCACCATCTACTCGTGA